The following coding sequences are from one Bacteroidales bacterium window:
- a CDS encoding M3 family metallopeptidase, with amino-acid sequence MKKTLIMMALAAIIFGACNSKKANDNPFFSDYDTPFKVPPFDKIDTTHFMPAFEEGMKQQNEEIDKIVNNSEAPTFDNTILPFDKSGYLLSKAAYVFFNLTESTTNERLQAIEREISPRFSKHNDEIYMNAKLFERIKAVYEKRKEMNLDEQQIRAVEKHYRDFERLGANLPKDKQEELKKINEELSTLTTKFGENLLAENKNFQMAIDKKEDLDGLPQSSIDAAAEAAKAKNMEGKWLFTIDKPSMLPFLTYAKNRDLREKLYRGYFMKGDNGNANDNNEVIAKMAKLRVQKAKLLGFDSYAAYVIDDNMAKTPQAVNDFLAKLWAPSLAMAKNELIEMQKIIDKEGGKFKLQPWDWWYYAEKVRKEKYDLDENEMKPYFSLDNVKNGIFYVANKLYGITFDKLTNLPVYFNDVETYEVKEADGKHLGIIYFDYFPRDSKRGGAWCGGFESAGWRDGKKVDPIVSIVCNFTKPTGDTPSLLTWDEVETIFHEFGHGLHALFTEGKYSRTAGNVPRDYVELPSQFMESYASETEVLKYYAKHYKTDEVIPNKLIEKIQNSSKFNQGFDMTELLAAAILDMDYHNLTEPTDINIKEFEKAAMDKIGLIPEILPRYRSTYFSHIWGGGYAAGYYVYLWAEVLVADAYEAFKQSGDIFNKDLATKFRKYCLQESGDGEGMDQYRKFRGQDPAIEPLLKRRGLDQK; translated from the coding sequence ATGAAAAAAACATTAATTATGATGGCTTTAGCCGCAATTATTTTTGGGGCGTGTAACTCCAAAAAAGCAAATGACAATCCGTTTTTCTCGGATTATGACACGCCTTTTAAGGTGCCTCCTTTCGACAAGATTGATACCACGCATTTTATGCCTGCCTTTGAAGAGGGCATGAAACAACAGAATGAGGAAATCGATAAAATTGTGAACAATTCCGAAGCACCGACATTCGACAACACTATTCTACCGTTTGACAAATCCGGTTATCTGTTATCAAAAGCTGCGTATGTGTTTTTTAACCTGACGGAATCAACCACAAATGAGCGTTTGCAGGCAATAGAACGGGAAATAAGTCCTCGCTTTTCGAAACACAACGATGAGATTTACATGAATGCCAAGCTTTTTGAACGCATTAAGGCGGTTTATGAGAAACGTAAAGAAATGAACCTTGATGAACAGCAGATTCGTGCCGTAGAGAAACATTACCGTGACTTTGAACGCCTTGGCGCCAATCTTCCCAAAGATAAGCAGGAAGAACTGAAGAAGATCAACGAAGAGCTTTCTACACTCACAACAAAATTCGGTGAAAACCTATTGGCAGAGAATAAAAATTTTCAGATGGCCATTGATAAAAAAGAAGACCTGGATGGTTTGCCACAAAGTTCTATTGATGCTGCCGCTGAGGCCGCCAAAGCTAAAAACATGGAAGGCAAGTGGTTGTTCACCATCGACAAACCCAGCATGTTGCCTTTCCTGACATATGCCAAGAATCGTGATCTTCGCGAAAAGCTTTACCGTGGTTACTTTATGAAAGGGGATAACGGCAACGCAAACGATAACAATGAAGTGATCGCTAAAATGGCAAAGCTCCGTGTTCAGAAAGCCAAATTGCTTGGTTTTGATAGCTATGCCGCTTATGTCATTGATGACAACATGGCTAAAACACCACAGGCTGTTAATGATTTTCTGGCAAAATTATGGGCGCCTTCGCTTGCTATGGCTAAAAATGAATTAATTGAAATGCAGAAAATCATTGATAAGGAAGGCGGAAAATTCAAACTTCAGCCGTGGGACTGGTGGTATTATGCTGAAAAAGTCCGTAAAGAAAAATATGATCTGGATGAAAATGAAATGAAACCATACTTCAGCCTTGATAATGTGAAAAACGGGATTTTCTATGTAGCTAACAAACTCTATGGCATTACTTTCGATAAGTTAACCAACCTCCCGGTTTATTTTAATGACGTTGAAACGTATGAGGTGAAAGAAGCCGACGGAAAACACCTTGGAATAATTTATTTTGATTATTTTCCGCGTGATTCCAAACGCGGCGGGGCATGGTGCGGCGGCTTTGAATCAGCAGGATGGCGCGACGGAAAAAAAGTTGATCCTATTGTATCTATCGTTTGCAACTTTACAAAACCAACAGGAGATACTCCTTCGTTATTGACCTGGGACGAAGTGGAAACCATTTTCCATGAATTCGGACATGGTTTGCATGCCCTGTTCACCGAAGGAAAATACAGCCGTACTGCAGGGAATGTACCCCGTGATTATGTGGAACTTCCTTCTCAGTTTATGGAAAGTTATGCCAGCGAAACAGAAGTGCTGAAGTATTATGCAAAACATTACAAAACCGATGAAGTGATTCCCAACAAACTGATTGAAAAGATTCAGAACAGCTCAAAATTTAACCAGGGGTTTGATATGACCGAGCTGCTTGCCGCTGCTATCCTGGATATGGACTATCATAACCTGACAGAGCCCACAGATATCAATATTAAAGAATTTGAAAAAGCAGCCATGGACAAAATAGGTTTGATACCTGAAATATTGCCGCGTTACCGTTCCACTTATTTTTCACACATCTGGGGCGGTGGCTATGCTGCCGGTTATTATGTGTACCTCTGGGCCGAAGTCCTCGTGGCCGATGCCTATGAAGCGTTCAAGCAGTCGGGCGATATATTCAATAAAGACCTTGCAACCAAATTCCGCAAATACTGCCTGCAGGAATCCGGCGATGGCGAAGGTATGGATCAGTACCGCAAATTCCGTGGGCAGGATCCTGCTATTGAACCTTTACTGAAGCGCAGAGGTTTAGATCAGAAATAA
- a CDS encoding NUDIX domain-containing protein, whose product MNDKEIFFTKKKDIVNEHNTSLFLTDPDINRINNNIIEFISDNKNNKLYFVHRSPKKLFKAFAKKYKIVKAAGGIVRNKDDRILFIFRREKWDLPKGKVDKKETKKHAALREVTEETGLETLAILRKTACTYHTYTEKEIQILKKTYWYEMFADKDEPLHPQAEEDITELRWVSSHEMSDIIRNTYPLIKDLIKEFEEIGD is encoded by the coding sequence ATGAACGACAAAGAAATTTTCTTCACAAAGAAGAAAGACATTGTTAATGAACATAATACATCACTTTTTCTGACCGACCCTGATATCAATAGAATTAATAACAACATCATAGAATTTATTAGCGACAATAAAAACAACAAATTATATTTTGTTCACAGAAGCCCAAAAAAATTATTTAAAGCCTTTGCTAAAAAATATAAGATTGTGAAAGCTGCAGGAGGCATAGTAAGAAATAAGGATGACAGGATACTATTTATTTTCAGAAGAGAAAAATGGGATTTGCCAAAAGGCAAGGTCGATAAAAAAGAAACAAAAAAACATGCCGCATTACGCGAAGTAACAGAAGAAACGGGACTTGAAACGCTTGCAATTCTTCGGAAAACTGCTTGTACTTATCACACCTATACCGAAAAGGAAATACAAATACTCAAAAAAACATACTGGTATGAGATGTTTGCCGACAAAGATGAGCCCTTACATCCACAAGCAGAGGAAGATATAACAGAATTAAGATGGGTTTCCTCACATGAAATGAGTGATATCATCCGTAATACGTACCCTCTTATTAAGGACCTGATTAAGGAATTTGAAGAGATTGGAGATTAG
- the pyrE gene encoding orotate phosphoribosyltransferase: MKKYSDALLKTAEYLLQIKAIKLNLQKPFTWASGWKSPIYCDNRKTLSYPAVRTYIRQQFVGIINDEFGSPDVIVGVATGAIAHAALVAQDMGLPLAYVRSAPKDHGLTNLIEGVVEKGQSVVVIEDLISTGGSSLKAVEALRNAGCNVKGMVAIFTYGFPVAEEGFAKAKCPLFTLSHYNALLEQAVENNYINERDLPQLAKWREAPEKWGK, encoded by the coding sequence ATGAAAAAATACAGCGATGCTTTATTAAAAACTGCAGAATACCTCTTGCAAATTAAAGCAATAAAACTGAATCTGCAAAAACCATTTACCTGGGCATCAGGATGGAAATCCCCGATATATTGCGACAACAGAAAAACTTTGTCTTACCCTGCGGTTCGCACCTATATCCGCCAGCAATTTGTCGGTATTATCAATGATGAGTTCGGTAGCCCGGACGTTATCGTAGGTGTTGCTACCGGCGCTATTGCTCATGCCGCGCTGGTGGCACAGGATATGGGATTGCCTTTAGCATATGTGCGTTCGGCGCCCAAAGATCACGGGCTTACAAACCTGATAGAAGGCGTGGTGGAAAAAGGACAGTCGGTGGTGGTTATCGAAGACCTTATTTCTACGGGAGGCAGCAGCCTCAAAGCAGTAGAAGCCCTGCGAAATGCAGGATGTAATGTGAAAGGCATGGTCGCTATATTTACATATGGGTTTCCTGTCGCTGAAGAAGGTTTTGCTAAAGCAAAATGCCCCTTGTTTACCCTATCTCATTATAACGCCTTGCTGGAGCAAGCTGTGGAAAACAATTATATAAACGAAAGAGACCTTCCGCAACTGGCAAAATGGCGCGAAGCTCCCGAAAAATGGGGGAAGTGA
- a CDS encoding tetratricopeptide repeat protein encodes MMKGQERIQENDYTGAILLFNKIIDEVPENHHAYYFRGIAKMELGDNRGALADFENSTRIHHGFSPAFYYLGIIKTLQNDYFDAISNFDKAIALNSSSSDYYNARGYTRTQMWDSIHALEDFNMALLLNPANVNAYLNRSILFMSVKKYEKALADCNKAITIEPANYNAYILRGQIKLFLADSVSGRDDFNFVVSKDSLNVMAYYYLAAYYHSRQEYENALHNYAKVIELNPFNAECYYNRACLYAEHEQYYDALSDFNRVAELNSDNLFAYFYRAQIKHQLNDYYGAIDDYSKVITLYPAFYYAYFFRAAAYQEVKNYRTSLEDKKMAEMLMSRNDSIQYSEEEIASFKKLFEFRTEFENTDTTRGKIQFRPYEIIMKPLFSISLTEKINVHSNNIYNTELEALNKIKPMAYKWIFTTGSAIVDVEKLPDERKKIDSIVLAGSASEVCEIWDCLLAGSMVNYKEFLNTSAQISDTSAYAYLIDFFKGNMHFALGRHEEDEQLNRQLFMPPASTKDNNYYLQSLLDFSKSIEKNSTFCFAYYNRAYVKCVLNDFGGAVLDYTVSIFYNKTFAEAYFNRGILFLFLGEKEKGCTDISKAGELGIKEAYNVLYKHCRE; translated from the coding sequence ATGATGAAGGGGCAGGAGAGGATACAGGAAAACGATTATACCGGAGCCATATTGTTGTTTAACAAGATAATTGATGAGGTGCCGGAAAACCATCATGCATATTATTTCAGAGGTATTGCGAAAATGGAATTAGGGGATAATCGTGGCGCTCTGGCGGATTTTGAAAACTCAACCCGGATTCATCATGGCTTCAGTCCTGCATTTTATTATCTGGGTATCATAAAAACATTACAAAATGATTATTTTGATGCAATATCAAATTTCGACAAAGCCATTGCGTTGAACAGCTCCAGTTCGGATTATTATAATGCAAGAGGTTACACCCGGACACAAATGTGGGACAGCATCCATGCACTCGAAGATTTTAATATGGCGCTTTTGCTTAACCCTGCCAATGTCAACGCATACCTTAACCGGAGCATCCTGTTTATGAGCGTTAAAAAATACGAAAAAGCACTGGCTGACTGTAACAAAGCCATTACCATTGAGCCGGCAAACTACAATGCATATATTTTGCGAGGGCAGATTAAACTTTTTCTGGCCGATTCTGTGAGCGGGAGAGATGATTTCAATTTCGTCGTATCCAAAGACAGCTTAAATGTGATGGCATACTACTATCTTGCAGCATACTACCATAGCAGGCAGGAATATGAAAACGCTCTGCATAATTATGCAAAGGTTATTGAACTGAATCCTTTCAATGCAGAATGTTATTATAACCGGGCCTGCCTTTATGCAGAGCATGAGCAATATTATGATGCCCTTTCAGATTTCAACCGGGTAGCAGAACTGAACTCTGATAATCTTTTTGCTTATTTTTACCGGGCGCAGATAAAACATCAGTTGAACGACTACTATGGCGCAATTGATGACTATTCTAAGGTAATCACTCTCTATCCGGCATTCTACTACGCTTATTTTTTCAGAGCGGCTGCCTATCAGGAAGTGAAGAATTACAGAACCAGCCTGGAAGATAAAAAAATGGCTGAAATGCTTATGTCCAGGAATGATTCCATACAATATAGCGAGGAAGAGATAGCTTCATTTAAAAAACTTTTTGAGTTCAGGACAGAGTTTGAGAATACTGATACTACGCGCGGCAAGATTCAGTTCAGGCCTTATGAAATAATCATGAAACCCTTGTTCAGCATCAGCCTTACTGAAAAAATTAATGTCCATTCTAATAACATTTACAATACAGAACTGGAGGCGCTCAATAAAATTAAACCCATGGCGTACAAATGGATATTCACAACAGGGAGCGCTATTGTGGATGTTGAGAAACTGCCTGACGAACGAAAAAAAATTGACTCCATCGTACTTGCGGGTTCTGCTTCGGAGGTATGTGAAATCTGGGATTGCCTTCTTGCCGGCTCCATGGTAAATTACAAAGAATTTCTGAATACTTCGGCGCAAATCAGTGATACTTCTGCCTATGCTTACCTGATTGATTTTTTTAAAGGAAATATGCATTTTGCCTTAGGCCGGCACGAAGAAGACGAACAACTTAACAGGCAATTATTCATGCCGCCTGCAAGCACAAAAGACAACAATTATTACCTGCAGTCGCTGCTGGATTTTTCAAAATCCATAGAAAAAAACAGCACATTTTGCTTTGCTTATTATAACCGTGCTTATGTGAAATGTGTGTTGAATGATTTTGGTGGCGCTGTGCTGGACTATACCGTGAGCATATTTTACAATAAAACTTTTGCAGAAGCATATTTTAACCGCGGAATTTTATTTTTGTTTTTGGGCGAAAAAGAAAAAGGGTGTACAGATATCAGCAAAGCCGGCGAACTGGGCATAAAAGAAGCCTACAATGTTTTATATAAACATTGCAGAGAATAA
- a CDS encoding T9SS type A sorting domain-containing protein: MKHLKLLFLLPAFILLAWNTWGQNKTTSTVNDALEQEFADITTYAGDTVRIAFRYEGNYAHERYVDDILIEEILPPVISPDSTTFDLAFADDVNTTITWNAATAITTIADNQLTPFTLIEGTDFDVSGNTLTIYSTYLAAVLLAENDEIILSLSFDEGTILSFTITAILTPPPPVVIANWNFENSTKRELITDDATFLSNPYTADDGITSNIDIAPITLVGGSVFAGWVTGAGGTGTYAANAEAWNEGTDTKYWMVTCSTLGYENIILSSKQRGSNTGPRDFKAQYSTDGTNWTDIPGATITVGANFTSGVLNEVPLPVACNNQSSLQIRWLMTSETSVASGSVGAGGTDRIDDILITGTEVSVSVEEFLSGFTVYPNPSNGNFVIDADDNFLMQITDITGRIISEQILVKGKNTISMTNQVSGIYLLRLTNNNNTKTMKIIIK, translated from the coding sequence ATGAAACATTTAAAATTACTTTTTTTACTTCCGGCTTTCATATTGTTAGCCTGGAACACCTGGGGCCAAAACAAAACAACCTCAACAGTGAATGATGCATTGGAACAGGAGTTTGCAGATATTACAACTTATGCCGGTGATACAGTAAGAATAGCTTTTAGATATGAAGGAAATTATGCACATGAAAGGTATGTTGATGATATTTTGATAGAAGAAATACTCCCTCCTGTTATAAGCCCCGACAGCACAACCTTTGACCTCGCTTTTGCTGATGACGTTAACACCACCATAACCTGGAATGCAGCAACAGCAATTACAACTATTGCTGACAACCAGCTTACGCCCTTTACACTTATAGAAGGTACTGACTTTGATGTCTCAGGTAATACACTAACCATATATAGTACTTATCTTGCCGCTGTGTTGCTCGCAGAAAATGACGAAATAATACTTAGCCTGTCTTTTGATGAAGGCACCATACTGAGTTTTACAATTACAGCTATTCTGACCCCTCCACCTCCTGTGGTGATTGCCAACTGGAATTTTGAAAACAGCACCAAAAGAGAACTCATTACTGACGATGCTACATTTCTTTCCAATCCTTATACTGCCGATGACGGCATTACTTCCAACATTGATATTGCTCCAATAACTCTGGTTGGAGGAAGTGTTTTCGCCGGATGGGTAACAGGCGCTGGTGGAACAGGCACATACGCTGCTAACGCCGAGGCATGGAACGAAGGCACTGACACCAAATACTGGATGGTTACATGTAGCACACTTGGGTATGAAAACATTATATTAAGCTCAAAACAAAGAGGTTCAAATACCGGTCCCCGCGACTTCAAAGCACAATACAGTACTGATGGCACAAACTGGACAGATATTCCCGGTGCTACTATCACTGTTGGAGCAAACTTCACTTCCGGTGTCCTGAATGAAGTTCCTTTGCCTGTAGCATGTAATAACCAAAGTTCCCTTCAAATCAGATGGCTAATGACTTCAGAAACATCCGTTGCATCAGGCTCAGTGGGCGCCGGCGGGACTGACCGTATTGATGACATTTTGATTACAGGAACAGAAGTTAGTGTTTCTGTGGAAGAATTTTTATCAGGTTTTACGGTTTATCCCAACCCTTCAAACGGAAATTTTGTGATTGATGCCGATGATAATTTCCTGATGCAAATCACCGATATAACAGGCAGAATTATTTCTGAGCAAATATTGGTAAAAGGCAAAAACACTATCAGTATGACGAATCAGGTTTCAGGCATTTATCTGCTTCGCCTCACAAACAATAACAACACAAAAACGATGAAAATTATCATCAAATAA